One window from the genome of Sebastes umbrosus isolate fSebUmb1 chromosome 12, fSebUmb1.pri, whole genome shotgun sequence encodes:
- the LOC119499121 gene encoding meprin A subunit beta-like encodes MLQLDVVSPLSSSQNYDVDGGRDLDIFDINEEAGLNLVEGDIVLDERQTRNSIIGDEYRWPKTIPYYMEDDLEINAKGVILKAFEQYRLKTCIDFKPWGGEANYISIFKGGGCFSSVGNRRVGKQRLSIGRNCDRIATIEHEFLHALGFWHEQSRADRDDYVNIMWDRISEGREHNFNTYNDTTSSSLGVPYDYGSMMHYSKNAFRNGTEPTIVTKIPAFSDVIGQRMEFSDSDLLKLHRLYNCTQGATFLDSCDFERENICGMIQGQGGNADWVRVAKADGGPDTDYSNMGKCTGSGYFMHFNTGTANIGDTALLESRLLYPKRGYQCLQFFYYNSASASPSDPLEIYVREYDKANPNGKLRIIFGIAGFLEQWNLFHVKLDVKTKFRVVFKGTKRGAGPSPGGMSLDDINLSETICPEFSWRVKNFSQVMENTPTNTSIFSPPFKSKEGYTFQMELYPNGKAGYPGELSAYAHLVARQGDTGQVWPCPWKQITMMLMDQHPHIQKRMSNQRSVTTDPNMKATGSDSFFWDDPRKVGVEVTHSDGSSYFRGPGAGTPVYLTHLRAKSRDFIKGGDAIFLLTMEDVSHLTVTQPVPSTTQPPSPSTTTNTTTTITPPDVCLNVQCLNEGVCVVDEGKPACRCVVGDDWWYYGDSCQYKGSVQDKTTLALASSLSVLGAMLVITAVSVICVKKKYKKRSVANSVVMENMSATQKP; translated from the exons AGATCAATGCCAAAGGTGTGATTCTGAAGGCCTTCGAGCAGTACCGGCTCAAGACCTGCATTGACTTCAAACCTTGGGGCGGAGAAGCAAACTACATTTCTATCTTTAAAGGGGGCGG CTGTTTCTCTTCTGTGGGAAACCGGCGAGTCGGGAAGCAGAGATTGTCAATAGGGAGAAACTGTGATCGCATCGCCACCATTGAACACGAGTTCCTTCATGCTCTGGGATTCTGGCATGAACAGTCCAGGGCAGACCGCGATGATTACGTTAATATCATGTGGGACCGCATCTCAGAGG GTAGAGAACACAACTTCAACACCTACAACGACACCACCTCCAGTTCTTTGGGCGTGCCCTACGACTACGGCTCCATGATGCACTACAGTAAAAACGCCTTCCGCAACGGCACTGAGCCCACCATCGTCACCAAGATCCCTGCGTTCAGCGATGTCATCGGCCAGCGTATGGAGTTTAGTGACAGTGACCTGCTCAAGCTGCACCGCCTCTATAACTGCA CCCAGGGCGCCACGTTCCTGGACTCGTGTGACTTTGAACGAGAGAACATCTGCGGTATGATCCAGGGACAAGGGGGTAATGCAGACTGGGTCAGGGTCGCCAAAGCTGACGGAGGGCCCGATACTGACTACTCCAACATGGGCAAATGCACCG GCTCGGGGTATTTCATGCACTTCAACACCGGCACAGCCAACATTGGGGATACGGCTCTGCTGGAGAGCAGGCTCCTTTACCCCAAAAGAGGATACCAGTGTTTGCAGTTCTTCTACTACAATAGCGCCAGCGCCAGCCCCAGTGACCCACTGGAGATCTATGTCAGAGAATATGACAAAGCTAACCCCAACGGAAAACTGCGCATTATATTTGGCATAGCAG GATTCCTGGAGCAGTGGAATCTATTCCACGTGAAACTAGACGTCAAAACTAAATTCCGCGTCGTCTTTAAAGGGACTAAGCGGGGTGCTGGGCCCTCGCCAGGGGGGATGTCACTGGATGACATCAACCTTTCTGAGACCATCTGCCCAGAGTTTAGCTGGCGAGTGAAAAACTTCAGTCAAGTTATGGAAAACACCCCAACAAACACATCTATCTTCAGCCCCCCATTCAAATCTAAGGAGGGTTACACCTTCCAAATGGAGCTGTACCCCAACGGTAAGGCAGGCTACCCTGGAGAGTTGTCGGCCTATGCTCACCTGGTAGCCCGTCAAGGGGACACAGGACAGGTATGGCCATGCCCCTGGAAACAGATAACCATGATGCTGATGGACCAGCACCCACACATCCAAAAGCGCATGTCCAACCAGCGCAGTGTCACCACTGACCCCAACATGAAGGCAACAG GCTCTGACAGTTTTTTCTGGGACGACCCTCGCAAGGTGGGCGTTGAGGTCACACATTCGGATGGGTCCAGCTATTTCCGAGGGCCAGGCGCCGGTACTCCGGTGTACCTCACCCACCTCAGAGCCAAGAGCAGGGATTTTATAAAAGGAGGGGACGCCATCTTTCTCCTCACCATGGAGG ATGTTTCTCATCTGACAGTGACCCAGCCTGTGCCTTCCACAACCCAGCCACCTAGTCccagcaccaccaccaacaccaccaccaccatcacaccCCCTGATGTCTGCCTCAATGTGCAATGTCTGAACGAAGGAGTCTGCGTGGTGGATGAGGGGAAGCCTGCGTGCAG ATGTGTGGTGGGTGATGACTGGTGGTACTACGGGGACAGCTGTCAGTACAAAGGCTCCGTCCAGGACAAAACCACCCTTGCACTTGCCTCTTCTCTGTCTGTACTGGGAGCAATGCTGGTGATTACAGCAGTCAGTGTCATCTGTGTGAAGAAGAAGTATAAGAAACGCAGTGTCGCCAACAGTGTTGTCATGGAGAACATGAGTGCCACTCAGAAACCGTAG